In a genomic window of Hyphomicrobiales bacterium:
- a CDS encoding NADH-quinone oxidoreductase subunit A (Catalyzes the transfer of electrons from NADH to quinone), producing MEDLLSEYLPIIIFIGISLVIGLALLVAPFLLAFKQPDSEKLSAYECGFNAFDDARMKFDARFYLVSILFIIFDLEVAFLFPWAVAFKEVGLLGFWSMMVFLGVLTIGFAYEWKKGALEWD from the coding sequence ATGGAAGACCTGCTAAGCGAATACCTACCGATCATTATCTTTATCGGCATTTCGTTGGTCATCGGTCTGGCCTTGTTGGTTGCGCCTTTCTTGCTCGCCTTCAAGCAGCCGGACTCGGAAAAACTCTCGGCCTATGAATGCGGCTTCAACGCGTTCGACGATGCCCGCATGAAGTTCGATGCCCGATTCTATCTGGTCTCGATCCTGTTCATTATCTTCGACCTCGAAGTGGCCTTCCTGTTTCCCTGGGCGGTCGCGTTCAAGGAAGTCGGTCTGCTCGGCTTCTGGTCGATGATGGTGTTCCTCGGGGTGCTGACGATCGGCTTCGCCTATGAATGGAAGAAGGGGGCGCTGGAATGGGATTGA
- a CDS encoding NADH-quinone oxidoreductase subunit B, protein MEEGGAGMGLTSQSGPLVAPEPKGLIDPKTGKPIGSNDPFFTEVNNELADKGFLVTSTDELIQWARTGSLMWMTFGLACCAVEMMQMSMPRYDAERYGIAPRASPRQSDVIIVAGTLTNKMAPAIRKVYDQMPEPRYVISMGSCANGGGYYHYSYSVVRGCDRVLPVDVYVPGCPPTAEALLYGFLLLQKKIRRTGTIER, encoded by the coding sequence ATGGAAGAAGGGGGCGCTGGAATGGGATTGACGTCGCAGTCGGGCCCGTTGGTGGCGCCGGAACCCAAGGGCCTGATCGATCCCAAGACCGGCAAGCCGATCGGGTCGAACGATCCGTTCTTCACTGAGGTCAATAACGAACTCGCCGACAAGGGTTTCCTCGTCACCTCGACCGACGAGCTGATCCAGTGGGCCCGCACCGGCTCGCTGATGTGGATGACCTTCGGCCTTGCCTGCTGCGCCGTCGAGATGATGCAGATGTCGATGCCGCGCTACGACGCCGAGCGCTATGGCATTGCGCCGCGCGCCAGTCCGCGCCAGTCCGACGTCATCATCGTTGCCGGTACGCTGACCAACAAGATGGCGCCCGCGATCCGCAAGGTCTACGACCAGATGCCGGAGCCGCGTTACGTCATCTCCATGGGCTCGTGCGCCAATGGCGGCGGCTACTATCACTATTCCTATTCGGTGGTCCGTGGCTGCGACCGGGTGCTTCCGGTCGACGTGTACGTGCCGGGCTGTCCTCCGACGGCCGAGGCGCTGCTCTACGGGTTCCTGCTTCTGCAGAAGAAAATTCGCCGTACCGGCACGATCGAGCGCTAG
- a CDS encoding NADH-quinone oxidoreductase subunit C, with translation MDETLHELGEFLAHALGDSVEEWQISHGELTVRVGVAQIVSVVRFLRDDARCQFVNIIDICGVDWPGRDKRFDVVYHLLSPKQNQRIRLKVHTDETTPVPSVTCVFPGAEWYEREAYDLYGILFTGHPDLRRLLTDYGFEGHPLRKDFPLTGFVEVRYDDELKRVVYEPVKLTQEFRNFDFMSPWEGTDYVLPGDEKAETN, from the coding sequence ATGGACGAGACGCTGCACGAGCTTGGGGAGTTTCTGGCCCATGCGCTCGGCGATTCGGTGGAGGAATGGCAGATCAGCCACGGCGAGCTGACGGTCCGGGTCGGTGTTGCCCAGATCGTCTCCGTCGTACGCTTCCTGCGCGATGACGCACGCTGCCAGTTCGTCAACATCATCGACATTTGTGGCGTTGACTGGCCGGGCCGGGACAAGCGTTTCGACGTGGTCTATCACCTCCTGTCGCCGAAGCAGAATCAGCGTATCCGCCTCAAGGTGCATACCGACGAGACGACGCCGGTGCCTTCGGTCACCTGTGTGTTCCCGGGCGCCGAGTGGTACGAGCGTGAGGCCTACGACCTGTATGGCATCCTGTTCACCGGGCACCCGGACCTGCGCCGGCTGCTGACCGATTACGGCTTCGAGGGCCATCCGCTTCGCAAGGATTTTCCGCTCACCGGCTTCGTCGAGGTTCGCTACGACGACGAGCTGAAGCGGGTCGTCTACGAACCGGTCAAACTGACCCAGGAATTCCGCAACTTCGACTTCATGTCGCCGTGGGAGGGCACCGACTATGTGCTCCCGGGCGATGAGAAGGCAGAGACGAACTGA
- a CDS encoding NADH-quinone oxidoreductase subunit D (Catalyzes the transfer of electrons from NADH to quinone), whose protein sequence is MAEAQLRNFNINFGPQHPAAHGVLRLVLELDGEVVTRVDPHVGLLHRGTEKLIEHKTYLQSTPYFDRLDYVAPMNQEHAFCLATEKLLGITVPRRGQLIRVLFSEIGRLLSHLLNVTTQAMDVGALTPPLWGFEEREKLMVFYERASGARLHANYFRPGGVHQDLPQELIEDIYEFCDPFLVVLDEIEGLLTDNRIFKQRNVDIGIVSLEDAWAWGFSGVMVRGSGAAWDLRKSQPYECYPEMEFDIPVGKNCDCYDRYLIRMEEMRQSVRIMKQCIDKLGEADGQGPVLAVDGKVAPPKRGTMKRSMEALIQHFKLYTEGFHVPAGEAYAAVEAPKGEFGVYLVSDGGNKPYRCKIRAPGYAHLSAMDFLGRGHMLADISAIIGSLDIVFGEVDR, encoded by the coding sequence ATGGCTGAGGCGCAGCTTCGAAATTTCAACATCAACTTCGGCCCGCAGCATCCCGCGGCCCACGGCGTGTTGCGCCTGGTGCTGGAGCTCGACGGCGAAGTGGTGACCCGCGTCGATCCGCATGTCGGGCTGCTTCATCGCGGCACCGAAAAGCTGATCGAACACAAGACCTATCTGCAGTCGACGCCGTATTTCGATCGCCTCGACTACGTCGCGCCGATGAACCAGGAGCACGCCTTCTGTCTGGCGACGGAAAAGCTGCTCGGTATCACGGTGCCGCGCCGCGGCCAGCTCATCCGGGTGCTGTTCTCCGAAATCGGCCGTCTGCTCTCGCATCTTCTCAACGTCACCACTCAGGCGATGGACGTCGGCGCGCTGACCCCGCCGCTGTGGGGCTTCGAGGAACGCGAAAAACTGATGGTGTTCTACGAGCGCGCCTCCGGCGCCCGTCTTCACGCCAACTATTTCCGCCCCGGTGGCGTCCATCAGGACCTGCCGCAGGAGCTGATCGAGGACATCTACGAGTTCTGCGATCCGTTCCTCGTGGTTCTCGACGAGATCGAGGGACTGCTGACCGACAACCGCATCTTCAAGCAGCGCAACGTCGATATCGGCATCGTATCGCTCGAGGATGCCTGGGCGTGGGGCTTCTCCGGCGTCATGGTGCGCGGCTCAGGCGCTGCCTGGGACCTGCGCAAGAGCCAGCCCTACGAGTGCTATCCGGAAATGGAATTCGATATTCCGGTCGGCAAGAACTGCGACTGCTACGACCGCTATCTCATCCGCATGGAAGAGATGCGCCAGTCGGTGCGCATCATGAAGCAGTGCATCGACAAGCTCGGCGAAGCGGACGGGCAAGGGCCCGTTCTTGCTGTCGACGGCAAGGTCGCACCGCCCAAGCGCGGCACGATGAAGCGCTCCATGGAAGCGCTCATCCAGCATTTCAAGCTTTACACCGAGGGTTTCCACGTGCCGGCCGGCGAGGCCTATGCAGCCGTCGAGGCGCCGAAGGGCGAGTTCGGCGTCTATCTGGTCTCCGATGGCGGCAACAAGCCGTATCGCTGCAAGATTCGCGCGCCGGGTTATGCGCACCTCTCGGCAATGGATTTCCTCGGCCGCGGGCACATGCTGGCCGATATTTCGGCGATCATCGGCTCGCTCGATATCGTCTTCGGGGAGGTCGACCGGTGA
- a CDS encoding NADH-quinone oxidoreductase subunit NuoE, whose protein sequence is MAVRRLHHEQPASFAFTPENAAWADERIALYPAERKQSAVIPLLMRAQEQEGWVSKPAIETIAGMLDMAEIRVLEVATFYTQFQLAPVGAKAHIQVCGTTPCMLRGSEEIIKVCKRRIAEHAHELSADGSFSWEEVECLGACVNAPMVAVDRDTYEDLTPETFEALLDAFERGETPTPGPQNGRQHSCPEGGPTSLTDPALYGGEAAAAPAPETKAAPAAPAAEVSAETAAEEAEMAAKLAELPSDASAEDKANAVGERPQGLDAPQGGAADDLKRIKGIGKVNEGKLNDLGIFHFAQIAAWTRPEIRWVGTYLAFPGRIDREDWVNQAEALAAGGETAFSKRVDAGDVPTSQE, encoded by the coding sequence ATGGCTGTCCGACGCCTCCATCACGAGCAACCGGCGAGTTTCGCCTTCACGCCCGAAAACGCGGCGTGGGCGGATGAGCGCATTGCCCTCTATCCGGCTGAGCGCAAGCAGAGCGCGGTCATTCCGCTGCTGATGCGGGCACAGGAGCAGGAAGGCTGGGTGTCGAAGCCGGCGATCGAGACGATTGCCGGGATGCTCGACATGGCCGAGATCCGCGTGCTCGAAGTCGCCACTTTCTACACCCAGTTCCAGCTAGCACCGGTCGGCGCCAAGGCCCACATTCAGGTCTGCGGCACCACGCCGTGCATGCTTCGCGGCTCCGAAGAGATCATCAAGGTTTGCAAGCGGCGCATCGCCGAGCACGCCCATGAGCTTTCGGCCGACGGTTCGTTCTCGTGGGAAGAGGTCGAGTGCCTCGGCGCCTGCGTCAACGCGCCGATGGTCGCCGTCGATCGCGACACCTACGAGGATCTGACGCCGGAGACCTTCGAAGCGCTGCTCGATGCCTTCGAGCGCGGCGAGACGCCGACGCCGGGTCCGCAGAACGGTCGCCAGCATTCCTGTCCGGAAGGTGGCCCGACCTCTCTCACCGATCCCGCGCTTTATGGCGGCGAGGCTGCTGCGGCGCCCGCGCCCGAAACCAAGGCCGCACCGGCCGCGCCGGCTGCTGAAGTCAGCGCCGAAACTGCTGCCGAAGAAGCCGAAATGGCCGCCAAGCTCGCCGAATTGCCGAGCGATGCGAGCGCCGAAGACAAGGCCAACGCCGTTGGCGAGCGTCCGCAGGGGCTCGACGCACCGCAGGGTGGCGCGGCCGACGACCTGAAGCGCATCAAGGGCATCGGCAAGGTCAACGAAGGCAAGTTGAACGATCTCGGCATCTTCCATTTCGCGCAGATCGCGGCGTGGACGCGGCCGGAGATCCGCTGGGTCGGAACCTATCTGGCGTTCCCGGGCCGGATCGATCGTGAGGACTGGGTCAACCAGGCAGAAGCCCTGGCCGCCGGCGGCGAGACCGCGTTCTCGAAACGTGTCGATGCGGGCGACGTCCCCACGAGCCAGGAATAA
- a CDS encoding NADH-quinone oxidoreductase subunit F (part of NADH-ubiquinone oxidoreductase complex I; shuttles electrons from NADH, via FMN and iron-sulfur (Fe-S) centers, to quinones in the respiratory chain; NuoF is part of the soluble NADH dehydrogenase fragment, which represents the electron input part of NADH dehydrogenase), which produces MLQDKDRIFTNIYGFHDWGLKGAQARGQWDGTKGFIERGSSWIIEQVKASGLRGRGGAGFPTGLKWSFMPKESDGRPSYLVVNADESEPGTCKDREILRHDPHHLVEGCLIAGFAMNAHTAYIYVRGEFIREREHLQAAIDQAYEARLIGKNNIHGWDFDIIVHHGAGAYICGEESALIESIEGKKGQPRLKPPFPAAVGLYGCPTTVNNVESIAVVPTILRRGADWFGGLGKPNNTGTKLFCISGHVERPCTVEEEMGIPLRELLEKHCGGVRGGWDNLLAVIPGGSSVPCVPADQCDELGMDFDSLREVRSGLGTAAVIVMDKSTDIIKAIARLSYFYKHESCGQCTPCREGTGWMWRVMERMVRGEAEKREIDMLIEVSKQIEGHTICALGDAAAWPVQGLVRHFRHVIEERIDQYTARATKEGSVLAAAE; this is translated from the coding sequence ATGTTGCAGGACAAGGATCGCATCTTCACCAACATCTACGGCTTCCATGACTGGGGGCTGAAGGGTGCGCAGGCGCGCGGCCAGTGGGATGGCACCAAGGGCTTCATCGAGCGCGGCAGTTCGTGGATCATCGAGCAGGTCAAGGCATCGGGCCTGCGCGGTCGCGGCGGCGCGGGCTTCCCGACCGGCCTCAAATGGTCGTTCATGCCCAAGGAATCCGATGGCCGCCCGAGCTACCTCGTCGTCAATGCCGACGAGTCCGAGCCGGGCACCTGCAAGGACCGCGAAATCCTGCGCCACGATCCGCATCACCTCGTCGAGGGCTGTCTGATCGCCGGCTTCGCGATGAACGCGCACACCGCCTACATCTATGTGCGCGGCGAATTCATCCGCGAGCGCGAGCATCTGCAGGCGGCGATCGATCAGGCCTACGAAGCCCGGCTGATCGGCAAGAACAACATTCACGGTTGGGACTTCGACATCATCGTCCACCACGGCGCGGGTGCCTACATCTGCGGCGAGGAATCGGCGCTGATCGAGTCGATCGAGGGCAAGAAGGGCCAGCCGCGCCTGAAGCCGCCGTTCCCGGCCGCTGTCGGCCTCTATGGCTGCCCGACGACGGTCAACAACGTGGAATCGATTGCCGTCGTGCCGACGATCCTGCGCCGCGGCGCCGACTGGTTCGGCGGCCTCGGCAAGCCGAACAACACCGGCACCAAGCTCTTTTGCATCTCGGGCCACGTCGAACGGCCGTGCACGGTGGAAGAAGAGATGGGCATCCCGCTGCGCGAACTGCTCGAAAAGCATTGCGGCGGCGTGCGCGGCGGCTGGGACAATCTGCTCGCGGTCATCCCGGGCGGCTCGTCGGTTCCCTGCGTTCCCGCCGATCAGTGCGACGAACTCGGCATGGACTTCGACTCCTTGCGCGAAGTGCGCTCCGGTCTCGGCACCGCCGCCGTGATCGTGATGGACAAGTCGACCGACATCATCAAGGCGATTGCGCGCCTCAGCTACTTCTACAAGCACGAATCCTGCGGCCAGTGCACGCCGTGCCGCGAAGGCACCGGCTGGATGTGGCGGGTGATGGAGCGGATGGTGCGCGGCGAAGCCGAGAAGCGCGAAATCGACATGCTCATCGAGGTTTCCAAGCAGATCGAGGGACATACGATCTGCGCGCTTGGCGACGCGGCTGCCTGGCCGGTTCAGGGTCTGGTGCGCCACTTCCGCCATGTCATCGAAGAGCGCATCGACCAGTACACGGCCCGGGCCACCAAAGAAGGCTCGGTGCTGGCAGCGGCGGAGTGA